Proteins encoded within one genomic window of uncultured Sphingopyxis sp.:
- a CDS encoding polyprenyl synthetase family protein, translating to MTAEIHQLHGQRPPSLDPMMALVAADMNEVNAVILDRMQSEVPLIPELAGHLIAGGGKRMRPMLTLACGKLLDYPGHRHCKLAAAVEFIHTATLLHDDVVDKSDLRRGRKTANIIWGNSASVLVGDFLFSRAFEVMVEDGSLKVLKILSRASAVIAEGEVNQLSAQRRIETSEDQYLAIINAKTAELFAAACKIAAVVAERDEATEAALDAYGRNLGIAFQLVDDAIDYVSDEATMGKGVGDDFRDGKVTLPVILAYARGSAEEREFWKQAITGHKISDEDLAYATSLLHSHDAIADTLARARHYGQRAVDAIGGFRASQAKSALTEAVAFAVARAY from the coding sequence ATGACTGCCGAAATTCATCAGCTGCATGGGCAGAGGCCGCCCTCGCTCGACCCGATGATGGCGCTCGTCGCCGCCGACATGAACGAGGTCAATGCGGTCATTCTCGACCGCATGCAATCCGAAGTGCCGTTGATCCCCGAACTCGCCGGCCATTTGATCGCGGGCGGCGGCAAGCGGATGCGGCCGATGCTGACCCTGGCGTGCGGCAAGCTGCTCGATTATCCGGGCCACCGTCACTGCAAATTGGCCGCAGCGGTCGAGTTCATCCACACCGCGACGCTGCTCCACGACGATGTCGTCGACAAGTCGGACCTGCGCCGCGGGCGCAAGACCGCGAACATCATCTGGGGCAACAGCGCCTCGGTGCTCGTCGGCGATTTCCTGTTCAGCCGCGCGTTCGAGGTGATGGTCGAGGACGGATCGCTGAAGGTCCTGAAGATTCTCAGCCGCGCCTCGGCGGTGATCGCCGAGGGCGAGGTCAACCAGCTTTCGGCGCAGCGGCGGATCGAGACGAGCGAGGACCAGTATCTCGCGATCATCAACGCCAAGACCGCCGAACTGTTCGCCGCCGCGTGCAAGATCGCTGCGGTCGTCGCCGAACGCGACGAAGCGACCGAAGCGGCCCTCGACGCCTATGGCCGCAACCTTGGCATCGCGTTCCAGCTCGTCGATGACGCGATCGACTATGTCTCGGACGAAGCGACGATGGGCAAGGGCGTCGGCGACGATTTCCGCGATGGCAAGGTCACGCTGCCCGTCATCCTCGCCTATGCGCGCGGCAGCGCCGAGGAGCGCGAATTCTGGAAGCAGGCGATCACCGGCCACAAGATTTCGGACGAGGACCTCGCCTACGCCACGTCGCTGCTCCACAGCCACGATGCGATCGCCGACACGCTGGCGCGCGCGCGCCATTATGGTCAGCGCGCGGTCGATGCGATCGGCGGCTTCCGCGCCAGCCAGGCGAAATCGGCGCTGACCGAAGCGGTCGCCTTCGCGGTCGCGCGCGCCTATTGA
- a CDS encoding glutathione S-transferase N-terminal domain-containing protein — protein MTLDHPIFARWPAQHPDRIQLFSAPTPNGVKAGIMLEETGLPYEPHRIDIMANESHDPAFLALNPNGKIPAIYDPDGPGGKPLALFESGAILIYLADKSGQFLSADPAERYETIQWVMWQMGGVGPMFGQLGFFNKFAGKDYEDKRPRDRYAAESARLLGVLDARLDGRAWVMGDDYSIADISLFGWVRNLIGFYEAREIVGFDRFARVQRWLDAGLARPGVQRGLEVTAA, from the coding sequence ATGACCCTCGACCATCCGATCTTCGCGCGCTGGCCCGCGCAGCATCCGGACCGTATCCAGCTTTTCTCCGCGCCGACGCCAAACGGCGTGAAGGCGGGTATCATGCTGGAGGAAACAGGCCTTCCTTACGAGCCGCACCGGATCGACATCATGGCGAACGAAAGCCATGATCCGGCCTTCCTCGCGCTCAACCCCAACGGCAAGATTCCGGCGATCTACGACCCCGACGGGCCGGGCGGCAAACCGCTCGCGCTGTTCGAATCGGGAGCGATCCTGATCTATCTCGCCGACAAAAGCGGCCAGTTCCTCTCGGCCGATCCGGCGGAACGCTACGAGACGATCCAGTGGGTGATGTGGCAGATGGGCGGCGTCGGTCCGATGTTCGGCCAGCTCGGCTTTTTCAACAAATTCGCCGGCAAGGACTATGAGGACAAGCGCCCGCGTGACCGCTACGCGGCCGAATCCGCACGGCTGCTCGGCGTGCTCGACGCGCGGCTCGACGGGCGGGCGTGGGTCATGGGCGACGACTACAGCATCGCCGATATTTCGCTGTTCGGCTGGGTGCGCAATCTGATCGGATTCTACGAAGCGCGCGAGATTGTCGGGTTCGATCGCTTTGCGCGTGTCCAGCGCTGGCTGGATGCGGGGCTGGCGCGGCCGGGCGTGCAGCGCGGGCTGGAAGTCACGGCGGCGTGA
- a CDS encoding HAMP domain-containing sensor histidine kinase, with the protein MIAIAALWISVLLIGGGFALDQVLKNAITRNFDSGLEYVLIAMIRSSEIGPDGEVRLIEPLGDQRFLEPYSGLYWQISGGGQEPYRSRSLWERTLTAPTPHIDNQIHTYDSVQFPDEELRVLERNVILPGSGTNWRYQIAQSREALDAQVSAVRQTLVPSLALLGLGLIILAALQTFYGLWPLRHIRRAIAAMRGGQNRRVTAPLPLEVQPMVDELNALLAHNEKQAEEARLHAGNLAHALKTPLTVLVNSATSSDSELAETVRREAATMQRQVDHHLARARAVGRRGAAQARARVWDSVGSVSRAVAALYPDVRLDAAGDKEIIVRVERQDLDELIGNLLENAAKYGGGSVFVTIGREGDMAEILIEDDGAGISPADRDRVVDRGVRLDSGKPGTGLGLAIVRDVAEIYGGGIALEESEDLGGLLVRLRLPAG; encoded by the coding sequence ATGATCGCGATCGCGGCCTTGTGGATTTCGGTGCTGCTGATCGGCGGCGGCTTCGCGCTCGATCAGGTGCTGAAGAACGCGATCACGCGCAATTTCGATTCAGGCCTCGAATATGTGCTGATCGCGATGATCCGCTCGTCGGAAATCGGCCCCGACGGCGAAGTGCGGCTGATCGAGCCGCTCGGCGACCAGCGTTTCCTCGAGCCCTATAGCGGCCTTTACTGGCAGATCAGCGGCGGCGGGCAGGAACCCTATCGCTCGCGCTCGCTGTGGGAGCGCACGTTGACGGCGCCGACGCCGCATATCGACAACCAGATCCACACCTATGACAGCGTCCAATTCCCCGACGAGGAATTGCGCGTGCTCGAACGCAACGTCATCCTGCCGGGGAGTGGGACCAATTGGCGGTACCAGATCGCACAGTCGCGCGAGGCGCTCGATGCGCAGGTCAGCGCGGTGCGGCAGACGCTGGTCCCCAGCCTCGCGCTGCTCGGGCTCGGCCTGATCATCCTCGCGGCGCTTCAGACCTTCTATGGCCTGTGGCCGCTGCGCCATATCCGGCGCGCGATCGCGGCGATGCGCGGCGGGCAGAACCGCCGCGTCACCGCGCCGCTGCCGCTGGAAGTGCAGCCGATGGTCGACGAACTCAACGCGCTGCTCGCGCATAACGAGAAACAGGCGGAGGAAGCGCGGCTTCATGCCGGAAATCTTGCCCATGCGCTGAAAACGCCGCTCACCGTGCTCGTCAACAGCGCGACCAGTTCGGATAGCGAACTGGCCGAGACGGTGCGGCGCGAGGCGGCGACGATGCAGCGGCAGGTCGATCATCATCTCGCCCGCGCCCGCGCCGTCGGACGCCGCGGCGCGGCGCAGGCGCGCGCGCGGGTATGGGACAGCGTCGGCAGCGTGTCGCGCGCGGTCGCCGCGCTCTACCCCGATGTGCGGCTCGACGCGGCGGGCGACAAGGAGATTATCGTGCGCGTCGAGCGGCAGGACCTCGACGAGCTCATCGGCAATCTGCTCGAAAACGCGGCCAAATATGGCGGCGGCAGCGTCTTCGTCACGATCGGGCGCGAAGGCGATATGGCCGAGATATTGATCGAGGACGACGGCGCTGGCATCTCGCCCGCCGACCGCGACCGCGTGGTCGACCGCGGCGTGCGGCTCGACAGCGGCAAGCCGGGGACCGGGCTGGGCCTGGCGATCGTGCGCGACGTCGCGGAGATCTACGGCGGCGGCATCGCGCTCGAAGAGAGTGAGGATCTGGGCGGGCTGCTGGTGCGGCTCAGGCTGCCGGCGGGCTAG
- the hrpB gene encoding ATP-dependent helicase HrpB: protein MRPPLPIDAVLPDIMAALLLKPNAVVVAPPGAGKTTRVAPAILDQPWCKGAVWLLSPRRLAARGAAERIAEEMGEAAGGKVGYATRLDSKQSAATRLLVMTPGLFRNRILADPELQGVSAVLFDEVHERSLDGDFALALAIDAQQGLRDDLRLVAMSATLDGVRFGALLGDAPVVKSEGKIWPLELRHIGRRAEDRLEASVLGAVRQALTDEPEGDMLTFLPGAADIERAAAAVEEARLPLAVHRLHGQIDPALQRKALVHDPEGRRKLILATSIAETSLTIDGVRIVIDAGLSRRPRFDKAAGIARLVTERASQASATQRAGRAARQGPGVAYRLWEAAATAGMPPFDPPEIHENDLMPVVLDCASWGIVDPRQLGWLDPPSPAAISEAKTRLIAIGALTGDGRITAHGKALAAIPLPVPLAHMLLDAARAGEAELAGRLAVLLTEPGLGGRGVDVEARLGRWRGQRNERSEGAWRLARRLAGLGEKLAAGAGDASPRSIGGWIATAWPDRVARRRAGQRGEYLSVGGRAYRIDPVDPLAGSEWLAIADAQGHAAGVRILAAALVEMTEVEALFADRIAQHMASSYDSANDRVDHRRERRLGAIALASGQAPRSEKAEDDVAVRMAAVRDKGLGLIGWGPVAQALRQRASFAGLDALSTSALADGLEIWLEPLLPACRGLRDIGDRKLADALMGLLDWPARQLLEKHAPADYATPAGSRHPIDYAAEGGPTVSVRVQEMFGLARHPVVGDPPVPLILALTSPAHRPIQTTRDIASFWSGSWHEVAREMRGRYPKHNWPDDPATARPTLLTKAAQARRDAQ from the coding sequence ATGAGGCCGCCGCTGCCGATCGATGCGGTGCTGCCCGACATCATGGCGGCGCTGCTGCTGAAACCCAATGCGGTCGTCGTTGCGCCGCCGGGGGCGGGCAAGACGACGCGCGTCGCGCCCGCGATCCTCGATCAGCCTTGGTGCAAGGGGGCGGTGTGGCTGCTGTCGCCGCGCCGGCTCGCGGCGCGCGGTGCGGCCGAGCGGATTGCCGAGGAAATGGGCGAGGCGGCCGGCGGCAAGGTCGGCTATGCGACGCGGCTCGACAGCAAGCAGTCGGCGGCGACGCGGCTGCTCGTGATGACGCCCGGCCTGTTCCGCAACCGCATCCTCGCCGATCCAGAGCTTCAGGGCGTGTCGGCGGTGCTGTTCGACGAGGTCCATGAACGCAGCCTCGACGGCGATTTCGCGCTGGCATTGGCAATCGACGCGCAGCAGGGGCTGCGCGACGATCTCCGCCTCGTCGCCATGTCCGCGACGCTCGACGGTGTGCGCTTCGGCGCCTTGCTCGGCGATGCGCCGGTGGTGAAGAGCGAGGGCAAGATCTGGCCGCTCGAGCTGCGCCATATCGGCCGCCGCGCCGAGGACCGGCTCGAGGCGTCGGTGCTCGGCGCGGTGCGGCAGGCGCTGACCGATGAGCCCGAGGGGGATATGCTCACCTTCCTCCCCGGCGCCGCCGACATCGAGCGCGCCGCGGCGGCGGTCGAGGAGGCGCGGCTGCCGCTCGCGGTTCACCGCCTGCACGGCCAGATCGACCCGGCGCTCCAGCGCAAGGCGCTCGTCCACGACCCCGAAGGACGGCGCAAGCTCATCCTCGCGACGAGCATCGCCGAAACCAGCCTGACGATCGACGGCGTGCGCATCGTCATCGACGCCGGCCTGTCGCGCCGCCCGCGCTTCGACAAGGCGGCGGGGATTGCGCGGCTCGTCACCGAGCGCGCGAGCCAGGCGTCGGCGACGCAGCGCGCGGGCCGTGCGGCGCGGCAGGGGCCTGGCGTCGCCTATCGCCTGTGGGAAGCCGCGGCGACCGCCGGGATGCCGCCCTTCGATCCGCCCGAGATTCACGAGAACGACCTGATGCCCGTCGTGCTCGACTGCGCGAGCTGGGGCATAGTCGATCCGCGCCAATTGGGCTGGCTCGACCCGCCGTCGCCCGCCGCGATTTCGGAAGCGAAGACGCGGCTCATCGCGATCGGCGCGCTGACCGGCGATGGCCGCATCACCGCGCACGGCAAGGCGCTCGCCGCGATCCCGCTGCCGGTGCCGCTGGCGCATATGCTGCTCGACGCGGCGCGCGCGGGCGAGGCCGAGCTGGCGGGACGGCTCGCTGTGCTGCTCACCGAGCCCGGGCTCGGCGGACGCGGCGTCGATGTCGAGGCGCGGCTCGGACGCTGGCGCGGGCAGCGTAATGAACGCAGCGAAGGCGCATGGCGGCTGGCGCGGCGGCTCGCGGGCCTGGGCGAAAAGCTCGCGGCGGGGGCGGGCGACGCATCGCCACGCTCGATCGGCGGCTGGATCGCGACCGCCTGGCCCGACCGCGTCGCGCGGCGGCGCGCGGGACAGCGCGGCGAATATCTGAGCGTCGGCGGGCGCGCCTATCGCATCGACCCGGTCGATCCGCTCGCCGGCAGCGAATGGCTCGCGATCGCCGACGCGCAGGGCCATGCCGCCGGTGTGCGCATCCTCGCAGCCGCGCTGGTCGAAATGACCGAGGTCGAGGCACTGTTCGCCGACCGCATCGCGCAGCATATGGCGAGCAGCTACGACAGCGCGAACGACCGCGTCGATCACCGCCGCGAACGGCGCCTCGGCGCGATCGCGCTGGCGAGCGGGCAGGCGCCGCGCAGCGAAAAGGCCGAGGACGATGTCGCGGTGCGCATGGCCGCGGTCCGCGACAAGGGGCTGGGACTCATCGGCTGGGGTCCGGTCGCGCAGGCGCTGCGCCAGCGCGCGTCCTTCGCGGGGCTCGACGCGCTGTCGACCAGCGCGCTCGCCGACGGCCTCGAAATCTGGCTCGAGCCCTTGTTGCCGGCCTGCCGCGGCCTGCGCGACATAGGCGACCGCAAGCTGGCCGATGCGCTCATGGGACTGCTCGACTGGCCGGCGCGCCAATTGCTCGAAAAGCACGCACCCGCCGACTATGCGACCCCCGCGGGCAGCCGCCATCCGATCGATTACGCCGCCGAGGGCGGGCCGACGGTCAGCGTGCGGGTGCAGGAGATGTTCGGCCTCGCTCGCCACCCGGTGGTTGGCGACCCGCCGGTGCCGCTGATCCTCGCGCTGACCTCGCCCGCGCACCGGCCGATCCAGACGACGCGCGACATCGCCTCCTTCTGGAGCGGGAGCTGGCACGAGGTCGCGCGCGAAATGCGCGGGCGCTATCCCAAGCACAACTGGCCCGACGATCCGGCGACCGCGCGTCCGACCTTGCTCACCAAGGCAGCGCAGGCGCGGCGCGATGCGCAATAG
- a CDS encoding septum formation initiator family protein: MTQRHKFRKSMSRAAGPAIAVIVVLAMIGYIIFGPTGLYAWGEYGQSVEKKRVILSELSKKQKELQNRVNLLDRGRVDPDLAEEYVREKLGAYHPDEYIIPMEPDTKP; the protein is encoded by the coding sequence ATGACGCAGCGCCACAAATTCCGCAAATCGATGAGCCGGGCCGCCGGTCCGGCGATCGCGGTGATCGTCGTGCTGGCGATGATCGGCTATATCATCTTCGGTCCGACCGGGCTCTATGCCTGGGGCGAATATGGTCAGTCGGTCGAGAAGAAGCGCGTCATTTTGAGCGAGCTCAGCAAGAAGCAGAAAGAGCTTCAGAACCGCGTCAACCTGCTCGACCGCGGCCGCGTCGACCCCGATCTGGCCGAGGAATATGTGCGCGAAAAGCTCGGCGCCTATCACCCCGACGAATATATCATTCCGATGGAACCCGACACGAAGCCGTAA
- a CDS encoding chorismate mutase codes for MDDQLSRYRQSIDNIDAALVYMLAERFKVTKAVGELKAREGLPPADPGREERQIERLRALARDADLDPDFTEKFLRFIIDEVIRHHQQAKREQSA; via the coding sequence ATGGACGATCAGCTAAGCCGTTACCGCCAGAGCATCGACAATATCGATGCGGCGCTCGTCTATATGCTCGCCGAGCGGTTCAAGGTGACGAAGGCGGTCGGCGAACTCAAGGCGCGCGAAGGCCTGCCCCCCGCCGATCCCGGCCGCGAGGAGCGTCAGATCGAACGGCTCCGCGCCCTCGCCCGCGACGCCGACCTCGACCCCGATTTCACCGAGAAATTCCTGCGCTTCATCATCGACGAAGTGATCCGCCACCATCAGCAGGCGAAGCGGGAGCAGAGCGCATGA
- a CDS encoding phage holin family protein has protein sequence MASADPNDPPAPGARSFDGVSHGYAPDGRPLAPPPVPLEQIVGDVLDNLSATAKAELALLEARSELALHGATWTAAWGTVAASALGIAMLALAFGAILALAPHVGPFIATLIVVAALLVVAGLAGWRAQRSYNDIRTALRRDLTSERIDDAADA, from the coding sequence TTGGCATCCGCAGATCCGAACGACCCGCCGGCGCCCGGCGCGCGCAGCTTCGACGGCGTAAGCCACGGCTATGCGCCCGACGGGCGCCCGCTCGCCCCGCCCCCCGTTCCGCTCGAACAGATTGTCGGCGATGTTCTCGACAATCTGTCGGCGACGGCCAAGGCGGAGCTTGCCCTGCTCGAAGCGCGCAGTGAACTCGCGCTTCACGGCGCGACCTGGACCGCGGCGTGGGGCACGGTGGCCGCCTCGGCCCTCGGCATCGCGATGCTCGCGCTCGCCTTTGGCGCGATCCTGGCGCTCGCGCCGCATGTCGGGCCGTTCATCGCGACGCTGATCGTCGTCGCCGCGCTGCTCGTCGTCGCCGGCCTCGCCGGCTGGCGCGCGCAGCGCAGCTATAACGACATCCGCACCGCGCTCCGCCGCGACCTGACCAGCGAAAGGATCGACGATGCCGCGGATGCGTAA
- the pdhA gene encoding pyruvate dehydrogenase (acetyl-transferring) E1 component subunit alpha, with protein MPRDPVPYDATPEELEKFYRDMLLIRRFEEKAGQLYGLGLIGGFCHLYIGQEAVAVGLQSALDGDKDSVITGYRDHGHMLAYGIDPKVIMAELTGRQAGISKGKGGSMHMFSVEHKFYGGHGIVGAQVSLGTGLAFAHKYRGDGGVAMAYFGDGAANQGQVYESFNMAELWKLPIIFVIENNQYAMGTSVNRASAEDQLYRRGESFRIPGMQVDGMDVLAVRGAAEAALEWVRAGKGPVLMELKTYRYRGHSMSDPAKYRSREEVQAVRDKSDAIEHLKKLMTDAGIGEDKIKDIDKEIRQVVAESADFAESAPEPELSELYTDVLVEQY; from the coding sequence ATGCCGCGCGATCCCGTCCCCTATGATGCGACGCCGGAAGAACTCGAGAAATTCTACCGCGACATGCTGCTCATCCGCCGCTTCGAGGAAAAGGCGGGGCAGCTTTACGGCCTTGGCCTGATCGGCGGCTTCTGCCACCTCTATATCGGCCAGGAAGCCGTGGCGGTCGGCCTGCAGTCGGCGCTCGACGGCGACAAGGACAGCGTCATCACCGGCTACCGCGACCATGGTCATATGCTCGCTTACGGCATCGACCCCAAGGTCATCATGGCCGAGCTCACGGGACGCCAGGCCGGCATCTCGAAGGGCAAGGGCGGTTCGATGCACATGTTCAGCGTCGAACATAAATTCTATGGCGGCCACGGCATCGTCGGCGCGCAGGTGTCGCTCGGCACCGGGCTTGCCTTCGCGCACAAATATCGCGGCGACGGCGGCGTGGCGATGGCCTATTTCGGCGACGGCGCCGCGAACCAGGGCCAGGTCTATGAAAGCTTCAACATGGCCGAGCTGTGGAAGCTGCCGATCATCTTCGTGATCGAGAACAACCAATATGCGATGGGCACGTCGGTCAACCGCGCGTCGGCCGAGGACCAGCTCTATCGCCGCGGCGAAAGCTTCCGCATTCCGGGCATGCAGGTCGACGGCATGGACGTGCTCGCGGTGCGCGGCGCGGCCGAGGCGGCGCTCGAATGGGTGCGCGCGGGCAAGGGCCCGGTGCTGATGGAACTCAAGACCTATCGCTATCGCGGCCACTCGATGTCCGACCCCGCCAAATATCGCAGCCGCGAGGAAGTGCAGGCGGTGCGCGACAAGAGCGACGCGATCGAGCATCTCAAGAAGCTGATGACCGACGCCGGCATCGGCGAGGACAAGATCAAGGACATCGACAAGGAAATCCGCCAGGTCGTTGCGGAATCGGCCGACTTTGCAGAAAGCGCGCCCGAACCCGAACTGTCCGAACTTTATACCGACGTGCTGGTGGAGCAATATTGA
- the eno gene encoding phosphopyruvate hydratase: MTAIIDIHGREILDSRGNPTVEVDVLLEDGSFGRAAVPSGASTGAHEAVELRDGDKARYLGKGVTKAVAAVNGDIAEALIGLDAEDQRELDMAMIDLDGTPNKSRLGANAILGVSLAAAKAAADARGLPLYRYVGGVSARTLPVPMMNIINGGEHADNPIDVQEFMIMPVGAGSIAEAVRWGSEIFHTLKKGLSAKGLATAVGDEGGFAPNLASTRAALDFIAASVDQAGFKLGSDVVLALDCAATEFFKNGKYEISGEGLSLSPEQMADYLAALVNDYPIKSIEDGMSEDDFTGWKALTDLVGDKCQLVGDDLFVTNPARLEQGIRDGLANSLLVKVNQIGTLSETLDAVDMAHRARYTAVMSHRSGETEDSTIADLAVATNCGQIKTGSLARSDRLAKYNQLIRIEEELGDMARYPGATIFG; this comes from the coding sequence ATGACCGCCATCATCGACATCCACGGCCGCGAAATCCTCGACAGCCGCGGCAATCCCACCGTCGAAGTCGATGTGCTGCTGGAGGACGGCAGCTTCGGCCGCGCCGCGGTGCCCTCGGGCGCTTCGACCGGTGCGCACGAGGCGGTCGAACTGCGCGACGGCGACAAGGCGCGCTATCTCGGCAAGGGCGTGACCAAGGCGGTCGCGGCGGTCAACGGCGACATCGCCGAGGCGCTGATCGGCCTCGATGCCGAGGATCAGCGCGAGCTCGACATGGCGATGATCGACCTCGACGGCACGCCGAACAAGAGCCGCCTCGGCGCCAACGCGATCCTCGGCGTCAGCCTTGCCGCCGCGAAAGCCGCTGCCGACGCGCGCGGCCTGCCGCTCTATCGCTATGTCGGCGGCGTTTCGGCGCGCACCTTGCCCGTGCCGATGATGAACATCATCAACGGGGGCGAGCATGCCGACAATCCGATCGACGTGCAGGAATTCATGATCATGCCGGTGGGCGCCGGCAGCATCGCGGAGGCTGTTCGGTGGGGCAGCGAAATCTTCCACACGCTGAAGAAGGGCCTGTCGGCCAAGGGGCTTGCGACCGCGGTCGGCGATGAAGGCGGCTTCGCGCCGAACCTCGCCTCGACGCGCGCCGCATTGGACTTCATCGCCGCCTCGGTCGATCAGGCCGGCTTCAAGCTCGGCAGCGACGTCGTGCTTGCGCTCGACTGCGCCGCGACCGAATTCTTCAAGAATGGCAAATATGAGATCAGCGGCGAAGGGCTTTCGCTGAGCCCCGAGCAGATGGCCGACTATCTCGCCGCGCTGGTGAACGACTATCCGATCAAGTCGATCGAGGACGGGATGAGCGAAGACGACTTCACCGGCTGGAAGGCGCTCACCGACCTTGTTGGCGACAAGTGCCAGCTCGTCGGCGACGACCTGTTCGTCACCAACCCGGCACGGCTGGAACAGGGGATCAGGGACGGTCTCGCCAACTCGCTGCTCGTCAAGGTCAACCAGATCGGCACCTTGTCGGAAACGCTCGACGCCGTCGATATGGCGCACCGCGCGCGCTACACCGCGGTCATGTCGCACCGTTCGGGCGAGACTGAGGATTCGACCATCGCCGACCTCGCGGTCGCGACCAACTGCGGTCAGATCAAGACCGGCAGCCTCGCGCGCTCCGACCGGCTCGCCAAATATAACCAGCTCATCCGCATCGAGGAGGAACTGGGCGACATGGCGCGCTATCCGGGCGCGACGATTTTCGGCTGA
- a CDS encoding ETC complex I subunit: MKARIFQKPKNAMQSGRAGTGRWMLEYAPAEARKADPLMGWAGSGDTRRQLRLGFASREEAVAYAEKNGIEVEITPTPVRTLKIQAYADNFR; the protein is encoded by the coding sequence ATGAAAGCGCGTATCTTCCAGAAGCCCAAAAATGCCATGCAGTCGGGCCGTGCGGGGACCGGGCGCTGGATGCTCGAATATGCGCCAGCCGAAGCGCGCAAGGCCGATCCGCTGATGGGCTGGGCGGGCAGCGGCGACACGCGGCGTCAGCTGCGTCTGGGCTTCGCAAGCCGCGAAGAGGCGGTCGCTTATGCGGAGAAGAACGGGATCGAGGTCGAGATTACGCCGACGCCGGTGCGGACGCTGAAGATACAGGCCTACGCCGATAATTTCCGCTAA
- a CDS encoding HU family DNA-binding protein, with translation MNKQDLIAAVADSSGLTKGDASKAVEAVFDAITGSLKKGGEVRLVGFGTFAVSKRKASTGRNPRTGETMTIAASNQPKFKAGKALKDAVN, from the coding sequence ATGAACAAACAAGACCTGATCGCCGCCGTCGCCGATTCGAGCGGCCTGACCAAGGGTGATGCCAGCAAGGCCGTGGAAGCCGTCTTCGACGCGATCACGGGTTCGCTGAAGAAGGGCGGCGAAGTCCGTCTCGTCGGTTTCGGCACCTTCGCGGTCAGCAAGCGCAAGGCATCGACCGGTCGCAACCCGCGCACCGGCGAAACGATGACCATCGCGGCGTCGAACCAGCCGAAGTTCAAGGCCGGCAAGGCCCTCAAGGACGCCGTCAACTAA
- a CDS encoding DUF4170 domain-containing protein, producing MSKLHLVFGGRVSDPQGLDFVDLTNLDVVGLYPDYKSAEKAWRSAAQRTVDDAEMKYVVVHLHKLLQPDVE from the coding sequence ATGAGCAAATTGCATCTCGTGTTCGGCGGACGCGTCAGCGATCCGCAGGGCCTCGACTTCGTCGACCTCACCAACCTCGACGTCGTCGGCCTCTATCCCGACTATAAATCGGCCGAAAAGGCATGGCGCAGCGCCGCGCAGCGCACGGTGGACGACGCCGAGATGAAATATGTCGTCGTCCATCTGCACAAATTGCTGCAACCGGACGTGGAATAG
- a CDS encoding response regulator transcription factor has translation MRILIVEDEPTLGPQLKATLEGAGYAVDLATDGEDGHFLGSTETYDAAILDLGLPEIDGLTVLDRWRREKRNFPVLVLTARDSWSDKVAGLDAGADDYLAKPFQTEELIARLRALIRRASGNASSELIAGDVRLDTRSGRVTLAGEPVKLTAQEYKLLSYLLHHKGKVVSRTELIEHIYDQDFDRDSNTIEVFVTRIRKKLGADIITTIRGLGYQLDDPQG, from the coding sequence ATGCGGATTTTGATTGTCGAGGACGAACCCACGCTGGGCCCGCAGCTCAAGGCGACGCTGGAAGGGGCGGGCTATGCCGTCGATCTCGCGACCGATGGCGAGGACGGGCATTTTCTGGGCTCGACCGAAACCTATGACGCGGCGATCCTCGATCTCGGGCTGCCCGAAATCGACGGGCTGACCGTGCTCGACCGCTGGCGCCGCGAAAAGCGCAATTTCCCGGTGCTCGTGCTGACCGCGCGCGACAGCTGGTCGGACAAGGTCGCCGGGCTCGATGCCGGCGCCGACGACTATCTTGCCAAGCCCTTTCAGACCGAGGAGCTGATCGCGCGGCTGCGCGCGCTGATCCGCCGCGCGTCGGGCAATGCGTCGAGCGAGCTGATCGCGGGCGACGTCCGCCTCGACACGCGCTCGGGCCGCGTCACGCTTGCCGGCGAGCCGGTGAAGCTGACCGCGCAGGAATATAAGCTGCTGTCCTACCTCCTCCATCACAAGGGCAAGGTCGTGTCGCGCACCGAGCTGATCGAGCATATCTACGATCAGGATTTCGACCGCGATTCGAACACGATCGAAGTGTTCGTCACGCGCATCCGCAAAAAACTGGGCGCCGACATCATCACGACGATCCGCGGGCTCGGCTACCAGCTCGACGATCCGCAGGGTTGA